From the Montipora capricornis isolate CH-2021 chromosome 2, ASM3666992v2, whole genome shotgun sequence genome, one window contains:
- the LOC138029738 gene encoding uncharacterized protein yields MVHCFAPGCDHHSESHTCKFYGFPHKIKKKEEYQRWIRLIRRKDREPGNHSRICSCHFRDGKKSAGPEIYTRNADKLFPSEGFPRKKKKQSSTTHSSVHDMVQAIRDKMEEEAPPLQEKPSTNQVILEAELDIAKRELEQQRETAQYQRTHYSASTLTTDILRMETGLPTKEVFQIVVNYASRFKDSLSYYAGWRVESIIFEDQILITLMKLRQNYTNLHIAQLFSCSVATISNVVTTFIHVLHHILFDDLMTTIPSREKNKLCSPSSFSMFTSCRIVIDCTDIEIAAPSLMSQQNETYSSYRGMNSFKVLVGVAPNAVITYVSKLYPGSISDKEIVKQSGLMNHMANGDLILADKGFLIQDIVPKGVSVNIPPFLENGKFTASEIRATKNIAKCRIHVERANARLKDFKILNFIPPKLRCYADKVFQVCAALVNLQFPLIKEGCEGVEFE; encoded by the exons ATGGTTCACTGCTTTGCTCCGGGCTGTGATCATCATTCCGAATCACATACTTGTAAATTCTATGGGTTTCcacataaaataaagaaaaaggaggaGTACCAACGCTGGATTCGATTAATAAG AAGAAAAGACAGGGAACCAGGGAATCACTCCAGAATATGCAGTTGTCACTTCAGAGATGGGAAAAAGAGTGCCGGCCCAGAAATTTACACACGTAATGCTGACAAGTTGTTTCCATCAGAAGGATTTcctcgaaaaaagaaaaaacagagtaGTACTACACACAGCAGTGTACATGACATGGTGCAGGCCATTCGGGACAAAATGGAAGAGGAGGCACCTCCCTTGCAAGAAAAACCCTCAACAAACCAGGTTATTCTTGAAGCCGAACTTGACATTGCAAAGAGGGAACTTGAGCAGCAGAGAGAAACTGCACAGTACCAGAGAACACATTATTCTGCATCAACTCTTACCACAGATATTCTTCGTATGGAAACTGGACTACCAACAAAAGAAGTTTTCCAGATTGTGGTAAATTATGCCTCTAGATTTAAGGATTCTTTGTCATACTATGCAGGTTGGAGAGTGGAGTCAATTATTTTTGAAGATCAAATTTTAATCACCCTCATGAAACTGAGACAAAACTATACTAATCTCCACATAGCTCAGTTATTCTCTTGTAGTGTTGCTACCATTTCAAATGTAGTTACAACATTTATTCATGTTTTACACCATATCTTATTTGATGATTTGATGACCACTATCCCTTCTAGGGAGAAAAACAAATTATGCTCTCCTTCGtccttttcaatgtttactAGCTGTAGAATAGTCATTGACTGTACAGATATTGAAATTGCAGCACCCAGTCTTATGAGTCAACAGAATGAGACATATTCAAGCTACCGGGGCATGAATTCTTTTAAAGTTTTAGTCGGGGTGGCGCCCAATGCAGTTATAACATATGTAAGTAAACTGTATCCAGGATCAATTTCGGATAAGGAAATTGTCAAACAGTCAGGTCTAATGAACCATATGGCAAATGGTGACCTGATCCTTGCAGACAAGGGGTTCTTGATTCAGGACATTGTCCCAAAGGGTGTTTCCGTAAATATTCCTCCCTTCTTAGAGAATGGAAAATTCACTGCCAGTGAGATAAGGGCCACtaaaaacattgcaaaatgcAGAATTCACGTCGAAAGGGCTAATGCACGGCTGAAGGATTTTAAGATACTAAACTTTATACCCCCCAAATTAAGATGTTATGCTGACAAAGTATTTCAAGTCTGTGCTGCCCTTGTAAATCTTCAGTTTCCACTGATAAAGGAAGGATGTGAAGGGGTAGAATTTGAGTAA
- the LOC138029744 gene encoding uncharacterized protein, translating to MYRVLKQLRHASMATKFSVLNKRTGSKMSVLTIASLLSFFENENKSVSRGENHFKSNHVESFSASQGVLKGQVHASMKKKVYNVTIYLDQNNAIKSSECECPRGVYKCSHAAALFIYGIYNWSRTDVECSWKKRNAPDISRKSIAEMFPPAKPGYTALLRQPNQGDREALYSELRAYGKFTGLCWLLSPEPKQLGDLPVSTVEEVIFSEEFLTLSTAAEQLEFIKRKLKVEQEIVNQISSLTVGQRNNPSWHLVRKGRLTASNFGSVINAKRVTPSLIKRLLGEYDISRVKAVAWGVTNEAEAIKTFTAKTHLEVAETGVWLDESGVLGASPDGFVGEDHVLEAKCSYTFRNASIEEALKSETFCLEQKEDGSYSLKRNHVYWHQVQGQMYLAKRNYCYFVVWTNNWCVIIEIKKDPSWEENLTRLREFYFKHLFPKIVEGEL from the exons atgtataGAGTACTAAAGCAGTTACGTCACGCATCCATGGCAACCAAATTTTCTGTTCTAAACAAACGCACGGGAAGCAAGATGTCGGTGCTGACAATTGCGTCCCTGCTTTCTTTCTTCGAAAATGAGAATAAATCCGTTTCAAGAGGTGAAAATCACTTCAAATCAAACCATGTGGAAAGCTTTAGTGCAAGTCAAGGTGTTTTGAAGGGACAAGTTCACGCTAGTATGAAGAAAAAAGTGTATAATGTGACG atatacCTTGACCAAAACAATGCGATTAAATCGAGCGAGTGCGAGTGTCCTCGGGGAGTTTATAAATGCAGCCATGCTGCAGCTCTGTTCATCTACGGAATTTATAACTGGAGTCGGACTGATGTTGAGTGTTCATGGAAAAAACGGAATGCACCTGATATTTCTCGGAAATCTATTGCTGAAATGTTTCCTCCAGCAAAGCCAGGATATACAGCCTTACTCCGACAACCAAATCAAGGAGATCGAGAAGCGCTGTATTCAGAGCTCCGAGCGTATGGAAAGTTCACTGGCCTATGCTGGCTGTTAAGCCCTGAGCCAAAACAACTGGGGGATCTACCTGTCTCAACAGTGGAAGAGGTTATTTTTTCCGAAGAATTTCTCACCTTATCTACTGCTGCTGAACAACTTGAGTTTATCAAACGAAAATTAAAGGTAGAGCAAGAAATTGTAAATCAAATCAGTTCTTTAACTGTCGGTCAGCGAAACAATCCCTCCTGGCATTTAGTCAGGAAGGGGCGTTTGACTGCAAGTAATTTTGGCTCCGTCATCAATGCTAAGAGGGTCACCCCATCCCTTATTAAGCGTCTCTTGGGAGAATATGACATTTCACGTGTCAAAGCTGTGGCATGGGGAGTCACAAATGAGGCTGAAGCCATCAAAACATTTACTGCCAAAACCCATCTTGAAGTTGCTGAGACAGGGGTGTGGCTTGACGAATCAGGCGTTCTTGGAGCTTCCCCTGATGGATTCGTGGGTGAAGACCATGTTCTAGAGGCGAAGTGTTCCTATACCTTCAGAAATGCGAGTATTGAGGAAGCTTTGAAAAGTGAGACATTTTGTCTGGAGCAAAAAGAGGACGGGTCATACTCGCTAAAAAGGAATCATGTCTACTGGCACCAAGTGCAAGGGCAAATGTACTTAGCCAAAcgaaattattgttattttgttgtttggacAAATAACTGGTGTGTCATTATTGAAATCAAGAAGGATCCATCCTGGGAAGAAAACCTTACCAGACTAAGGGAATTTTACTTTAAACACCTCTTTCCCAAAATTGTTGAGGGAGAACTATAG